A window of the Bacteroides thetaiotaomicron VPI-5482 genome harbors these coding sequences:
- a CDS encoding tetratricopeptide repeat protein has translation MKTLTLLLFSLFSLPLMLNAQTADEMLHKVTVAIEAGQHGQAVSYFRQAISLNIDRSEMFYWTSIDKSSEISSKLSNELALAYKKNRNYDKAFLFYKELSQKDPDNVDYLEAVAEMQVCRGQEKDALRMYENILKLDADNLAANIFLGNYYYLMAEQEKKKLESDYKKLSSPTKMQYARYRDGLSKLFATGYEKARSSLQKVVLRFPSTEAQKTLDKILRIEKEVNR, from the coding sequence ATGAAAACCTTAACTCTCCTTCTTTTTTCTTTGTTTTCGTTGCCGCTGATGCTGAATGCACAGACGGCCGATGAAATGTTGCATAAAGTCACGGTTGCTATTGAGGCCGGACAGCATGGACAGGCGGTTAGCTATTTCCGTCAGGCTATCAGTCTGAATATAGACCGCTCGGAAATGTTCTACTGGACGAGTATAGACAAGAGTAGTGAGATCAGCTCGAAACTTTCTAATGAGTTGGCTCTTGCCTATAAGAAGAATCGGAATTATGACAAAGCCTTTTTGTTTTATAAAGAACTGTCGCAGAAGGACCCTGATAATGTAGATTATCTGGAGGCTGTTGCCGAAATGCAGGTATGTCGTGGACAGGAGAAGGATGCGTTGCGTATGTACGAGAATATATTGAAGTTGGATGCGGATAATCTGGCGGCCAATATCTTTCTCGGTAATTATTATTATTTGATGGCGGAGCAGGAGAAGAAAAAACTGGAAAGTGACTACAAAAAGCTTTCTTCACCGACAAAAATGCAATATGCACGTTATCGGGACGGGTTGTCGAAATTGTTTGCTACCGGATATGAGAAAGCACGAAGCTCTTTACAGAAAGTAGTGCTACGGTTCCCATCGACGGAGGCTCAGAAGACGTTAGATAAGATTTTGAGGATAGAGAAAGAGGTGAATCGCTGA
- a CDS encoding MATE family efflux transporter encodes MINKKTTSENRRILQIAVPSIISNITVPLLGLIDVTIVGHLGSPAYIGAIAVGGMLFNIIYWIFGFLRMGTSGMTSQAYGQHDLNEINRLLIRSVGVGLFIALCLLILQYPILNAAFTLIQTTEEVKQLATTYFYICIWGAPAMLGLYGFAGWFIGMQNSRFPMYIAITQNIVNIIASLSFVYLLDMKVAGVAAGTLIAQYAGFFMAILLYMRYYSTLRKRIVWKDIIQKQAMYRFFRVNRDIFFRTLCLVIVTMFFTSAGAAQGEVVLAVNTLLMQLFTLFSYIMDGFAYAGEALAGRYIGARNQTALRNTVNHLFYWGIGLSAAFTLLYAIGGKEFLGLLTNDVSVISSSDTYFYWALAIPLTGFSAFLWDGVFIGATATRQMLYSMLVASVSFFMIYYAFHNLLGNHALWLAFITYLSLRGIVQTFIGREIVKKAI; translated from the coding sequence ATGATAAATAAAAAGACGACCTCCGAAAACAGACGAATATTACAGATTGCCGTACCATCGATTATTTCGAATATTACCGTGCCATTGCTGGGACTTATCGATGTCACTATCGTTGGACATCTCGGCTCTCCGGCATATATCGGAGCGATTGCCGTAGGAGGAATGTTGTTCAATATCATCTACTGGATCTTCGGATTCCTACGTATGGGAACAAGCGGCATGACCTCACAAGCCTACGGGCAGCATGACTTAAACGAAATCAACCGGTTACTGATACGTTCTGTCGGCGTCGGACTCTTTATTGCCCTATGCCTGCTGATCCTTCAATATCCTATCCTTAATGCGGCATTCACACTCATACAGACTACAGAAGAAGTAAAGCAACTGGCAACTACCTATTTCTATATCTGTATTTGGGGAGCTCCGGCAATGCTAGGTCTTTATGGATTTGCAGGCTGGTTTATCGGAATGCAGAACTCACGCTTCCCGATGTATATTGCCATCACGCAGAATATTGTCAATATTATCGCCAGTTTGTCTTTCGTCTATCTCTTGGATATGAAAGTGGCAGGAGTCGCCGCCGGAACCCTTATCGCACAGTATGCAGGTTTCTTTATGGCCATACTATTGTATATGCGTTATTACAGCACGCTCCGAAAACGTATTGTATGGAAAGATATCATACAGAAGCAGGCAATGTACCGTTTCTTCCGGGTAAACCGTGACATCTTTTTCCGTACCCTCTGCCTGGTAATCGTAACGATGTTCTTCACCTCTGCAGGAGCTGCACAGGGAGAAGTCGTTCTGGCAGTAAATACACTGCTGATGCAATTGTTCACGCTCTTCTCTTATATTATGGATGGATTCGCCTATGCAGGGGAAGCGTTAGCCGGACGCTATATCGGCGCAAGAAATCAAACGGCTCTCCGCAATACGGTCAATCACCTTTTCTATTGGGGCATCGGACTTTCGGCAGCATTCACCCTTTTATATGCAATAGGCGGAAAAGAATTTCTCGGGTTACTGACAAATGATGTTTCGGTAATAAGCTCCTCAGACACTTACTTTTATTGGGCACTCGCCATCCCATTGACAGGTTTCTCCGCTTTCTTATGGGATGGTGTGTTTATCGGCGCCACCGCCACCCGCCAGATGCTTTATTCGATGTTGGTTGCTTCCGTCAGCTTTTTTATGATCTACTATGCCTTCCACAATCTCTTGGGAAATCACGCTTTATGGCTGGCTTTCATCACTTACCTTTCATTGAGGGGAATCGTGCAGACCTTCATCGGAAGAGAAATAGTGAAGAAAGCGATATAA
- the pyrH gene encoding UMP kinase: MAKYKRILLKLSGESLMGEKQYGIDEKRLAEYAAQIKEIHEQGVQIGIVIGGGNIFRGLSGANKGFDRVKGDQMGMLATVINSLALSSALVAAGVKARVLTAVRMEPIGEFYSKWKAIECMENGEIVIMSGGTGNPFFTTDTGSSLRGIEIEADVMLKGTRVDGIYTADPEKDPTATKFSDITYDEVLKRGLKVMDLTATCMCKENNLPIVVFDMDTVGNLKKVISGEEIGTVVHN, from the coding sequence ATGGCAAAGTATAAAAGAATTCTGCTGAAGCTCAGCGGAGAAAGCCTGATGGGGGAAAAACAATACGGCATTGACGAAAAAAGACTGGCGGAATATGCCGCACAAATCAAAGAAATCCATGAACAGGGAGTACAAATCGGCATCGTTATCGGCGGCGGAAATATCTTCCGTGGACTAAGCGGAGCCAACAAGGGCTTCGACCGTGTGAAAGGTGATCAGATGGGTATGCTGGCAACTGTCATCAACAGCCTTGCATTAAGTTCCGCATTAGTAGCAGCCGGAGTAAAGGCCCGTGTACTTACAGCAGTCCGCATGGAGCCGATCGGTGAATTCTACAGCAAATGGAAAGCGATTGAATGCATGGAAAACGGTGAAATCGTTATCATGTCCGGCGGTACGGGAAATCCTTTCTTTACCACAGACACTGGCTCTTCACTGCGCGGCATCGAAATCGAAGCAGACGTAATGCTGAAAGGTACCCGCGTAGACGGCATCTACACAGCCGACCCGGAGAAAGACCCTACAGCTACAAAATTCAGTGACATCACATACGATGAAGTACTGAAACGCGGTCTGAAAGTGATGGACCTCACAGCTACCTGTATGTGCAAGGAAAACAACCTGCCGATTGTTGTTTTTGACATGGACACGGTAGGAAACCTCAAAAAAGTAATCAGCGGAGAAGAAATAGGAACAGTAGTACACAACTGA